One window of Camelus dromedarius isolate mCamDro1 unplaced genomic scaffold, mCamDro1.pat HAP1_SCAFFOLD_88, whole genome shotgun sequence genomic DNA carries:
- the LOC105100456 gene encoding putative G antigen family E member 3, with protein MSEHVRLRSKSRGKGDDQESYQLIEPAVAQQPSDEQLQEEDPPTENEDITSGQEKEDEGAPLIQGPDLEADVQKLPQAETEDKGDDDSDVKGEIPSTPEPLKMSEGEEGEPQV; from the exons ATGAGTGAGCATGTAAGACTAAGATCCAAATCTAGAGGAAAGGGAGATGATCAAGAATCTTACCAGCTCATTGAACCTGCGGTT GCCCAGCAGCCCAGTGATGAACAACTTCAAGAGGAGGACCCACCAACTGAGAATGAGGATATTACATCTGGTCAAGAGAAAGAGGATGAAGGAGCGCCTCTGATTCAAg GTCCTGACCTGGAAGCTGATGTCCAGAAATTGCCTCAGGCAGAGACTGAGGATAAAGGAGATGATGATTCTGATGTCAAAGGGGAGATTCCATCAACTCCAGAGCCCCTTAAAATGTCGGAAGGAG AGGAAGGAGAACCACAGGTTTAA